One Vibrio neonatus genomic window carries:
- a CDS encoding ABC transporter permease, with the protein MLWPIAKALLGHYKRHPLQIILVWLGLSLGISVLVGVLAINQHAQLSYTHGERLFSNPMPYRIQSKNNSNTIPQGFYVQIRREGFSQCLPFDLYRTQTKKGADIQLLGIDSLATAEVFFRSNILENPMLRLMQQPHPVLINETFMKYMGWQEGQQLVLSDGQILGPLVVDQQQLVKGSNLVVDMAVTRKLRQGTGFSLIGCGNLSQDKLDQIRTMLPQGVTLRKNTRAELVSLTEAFHLNLTAMGMLSFLIGLFIFYQAMSLSFIQRQTVVGVLRQIGVSGWQLMAALALELIILVTISWISGNVLGLMLANKLLPAVSMSIGAIYNASIDLVIHWRWSWSAKSLLMAFVGVLLSCTWPLLRLIRSQPIRLTARLSLIRFAGKEFFWQAVLAAICLFLAVFILQFGEGIYAGFTILALMLIGIGLMVPYIIFELFTYLSYHLHWVKARWFFADAAASMSYRGVALMAFMLAITANVGVETMVGSFRDTTDKWLSQRLAADVYVHPTANSAPRMIKWLEKQPEVKEVWQRRETELATLDGNINLVSSGQSSGEKSSLSEKVTIPNYWHHLHHSRSVMISESMSLKRHIRVGDYISLPAPVGQQWRVVGVYYDYGNPYDQVLLSENSWRLLLPGQGSVGLGVVLNDKSQSANLTSKLVNIYRTPADRVVNNHTIHTQALRIFDRTFGITDTLGNLTLIVAVFGIFFATLAGEASRLHNVALLRCLGVSGKELVFVGGAQLFAFGLVSSCVAIPLGMVLASNVVELILKNTFGWSMQLHVVPWDYLGTLALTVSALMLAGAIPVLQVIRRTPIKSLRDAL; encoded by the coding sequence ATGTTATGGCCCATAGCTAAAGCGCTACTTGGTCATTATAAAAGACACCCGTTGCAGATAATCCTAGTTTGGCTAGGACTCTCTCTGGGCATCTCTGTATTGGTCGGCGTTTTGGCGATCAATCAACATGCACAGCTGTCGTACACTCATGGTGAGCGTCTTTTTTCAAACCCGATGCCTTACCGTATTCAGTCGAAAAACAACTCCAACACCATTCCTCAAGGCTTTTACGTTCAAATAAGACGTGAAGGTTTTAGCCAATGTTTACCGTTTGACCTTTATCGTACTCAAACCAAAAAAGGTGCCGATATTCAACTGCTGGGTATTGATAGCCTAGCCACAGCAGAAGTCTTCTTCCGCAGCAATATTCTTGAAAACCCGATGCTGAGGTTAATGCAACAGCCGCATCCGGTATTGATCAACGAAACCTTTATGAAGTACATGGGCTGGCAAGAAGGGCAACAACTGGTGCTTTCTGACGGTCAGATATTGGGGCCTTTGGTGGTTGATCAGCAGCAACTGGTGAAAGGGTCTAACTTAGTTGTTGATATGGCGGTCACCCGCAAACTTCGCCAAGGCACTGGATTTTCACTTATTGGTTGTGGAAATCTAAGCCAAGATAAACTTGATCAAATTCGCACTATGCTTCCTCAAGGCGTGACGTTACGTAAAAATACTCGCGCTGAATTAGTGTCTCTTACCGAAGCGTTCCACTTAAACCTGACTGCGATGGGAATGCTCTCGTTCTTGATTGGCTTATTTATTTTCTATCAAGCCATGTCGCTCTCCTTTATACAAAGACAAACCGTAGTGGGCGTACTGCGCCAAATTGGGGTGTCTGGCTGGCAGTTAATGGCCGCGTTAGCATTAGAGTTGATTATTCTAGTTACCATCAGTTGGATCTCGGGCAACGTGCTGGGCTTAATGCTGGCCAATAAGCTGTTACCTGCGGTATCCATGAGTATTGGCGCTATTTATAACGCTAGTATTGATTTAGTGATTCATTGGCGCTGGTCTTGGAGCGCCAAAAGTTTATTGATGGCGTTTGTTGGGGTACTACTGTCTTGTACTTGGCCTCTATTGCGTCTGATTCGCTCACAGCCGATTCGCTTAACGGCGCGACTTTCTTTGATTCGATTTGCTGGAAAAGAGTTTTTCTGGCAAGCGGTGTTGGCGGCAATTTGTCTGTTCCTTGCGGTATTTATTTTGCAATTTGGTGAGGGTATTTACGCCGGCTTTACCATTTTGGCATTGATGCTGATTGGCATTGGTTTGATGGTGCCCTACATTATTTTTGAGCTATTTACCTATCTTTCCTATCATTTGCATTGGGTTAAAGCGCGTTGGTTCTTTGCAGATGCGGCCGCCTCTATGAGTTATCGTGGCGTTGCCTTAATGGCGTTTATGCTTGCGATTACCGCCAATGTTGGGGTGGAAACCATGGTGGGGAGCTTTAGAGATACGACCGATAAATGGTTATCTCAGCGTTTAGCTGCCGATGTGTATGTACACCCTACCGCTAACTCTGCGCCGCGAATGATTAAGTGGCTAGAGAAACAACCAGAAGTAAAAGAAGTGTGGCAACGCCGAGAAACCGAGCTTGCTACCTTAGACGGCAACATTAATTTAGTCAGTAGCGGTCAAAGCAGTGGCGAGAAAAGCTCGCTGTCCGAGAAAGTCACCATTCCGAACTATTGGCATCATTTGCATCATTCACGCAGTGTCATGATCAGTGAGTCGATGTCTTTAAAACGCCATATTAGAGTGGGGGATTATATCTCGCTTCCGGCTCCGGTGGGGCAACAGTGGCGAGTGGTAGGGGTGTATTATGATTATGGTAATCCTTACGATCAGGTATTGTTATCCGAAAACAGTTGGCGACTGCTATTGCCCGGGCAAGGCAGTGTTGGTTTAGGTGTGGTGCTAAATGACAAATCACAATCCGCTAATCTGACGTCTAAGTTGGTGAATATTTATCGTACGCCAGCAGATCGGGTAGTGAACAACCATACTATCCATACTCAAGCGTTGCGTATTTTCGATCGCACTTTCGGTATTACCGATACGCTGGGTAACTTAACGCTTATTGTTGCGGTATTTGGCATCTTCTTTGCGACGCTTGCCGGTGAAGCCTCCCGTTTACATAACGTTGCCCTGCTACGTTGTCTTGGCGTTTCGGGCAAAGAGTTGGTCTTTGTTGGAGGGGCGCAACTGTTTGCGTTTGGTCTGGTTTCGTCGTGTGTTGCCATTCCTTTAGGTATGGTATTAGCCAGCAATGTAGTAGAACTGATTTTGAAAAACACATTTGGTTGGAGTATGCAGCTGCATGTCGTCCCATGGGATTATCTAGGGACATTAGCATTAACCGTAAGTGCGTTAATGTTAGCGGGAGCGATTCCGGTGTTGCAAGTAATACGCCGTACGCCAATTAAGTCGCTTCGTGACGCGTTATAG
- a CDS encoding ABC transporter ATP-binding protein, producing the protein MLRLVNVSKGFVDGGEFNPVLQSANFTINRGEQIALMGESGAGKSTLLNLIAGLDRVDSGEIWFDDYDMHNFKENNRTRFRRNQIGHVFQQYNLLTTLNVADNIRFCRQLKGLPENSQLWRQILATLDLMPLLGRYPEELSGGQQQRAAIARALYMEPSILLADEPTGSLDEKNAEAVMRLLSSLTKEFNCTLLVVTHSEKVASFMDKTARLQGGQLHVMAHS; encoded by the coding sequence ATGTTAAGACTGGTAAATGTTAGCAAGGGCTTTGTTGACGGTGGAGAATTTAATCCTGTTTTACAGAGTGCTAATTTTACGATTAACCGAGGTGAACAGATTGCGCTAATGGGAGAATCAGGTGCGGGCAAAAGTACTTTGCTTAACTTGATTGCAGGCCTAGATAGAGTCGACTCTGGCGAAATTTGGTTTGACGACTATGATATGCATAATTTTAAAGAAAATAATCGCACCCGTTTTCGTCGCAATCAAATAGGGCATGTCTTTCAACAATACAACCTTCTCACTACACTTAACGTTGCGGATAACATTCGTTTTTGCCGTCAATTGAAAGGGTTACCAGAGAACAGTCAGTTGTGGCGTCAAATTTTAGCGACGCTTGATCTTATGCCACTGCTTGGCCGATACCCAGAAGAGTTATCTGGAGGCCAACAGCAACGTGCGGCCATAGCGCGTGCGCTTTATATGGAACCGTCTATTTTATTGGCCGATGAACCAACAGGTAGCCTTGATGAAAAGAACGCAGAAGCGGTGATGCGCTTGCTTTCTTCTTTAACCAAAGAATTTAACTGTACCTTGTTGGTGGTTACGCACAGTGAGAAGGTAGCCTCTTTCATGGATAAAACAGCGCGTCTGCAAGGAGGGCAACTGCATGTTATGGCCCATAGCTAA
- a CDS encoding SDR family oxidoreductase: MKQKKVLVVGASGYVGSQLVPLLLEQGHQVTASARNSTLLKSRINSHPNLTFTQLDLANKPQTLQVVDNFDTVFFLVHGMNHGHDFLDYELSLAQHFAAALTQNTIGQVIYLSSLQPQTGYSEHLNARKETGNILRNTPVPIVELCAGVIIGPGSAAFEIMRDFVYNLPILITPKWVDSKANPIALQNLNHYLLSLVQEAASENQSYEVGGPDTLSYRQQFKVLCHATNNRYRLLATPLLTPSMASRWLGMVTSVPSNVGRALLAGLSHDFVADAQAIRVRFPQNLYSYQEMIDDTLSREDEFARGKVWGFDPGALKRWQPGYGYYPKQAGASIKTDKTAEELWQVVTQLGSPQQGYFFANILWRTREWLDLFFGGGRPKRQVPEGPSLKLGDYIDSWKVIRIKDQQFLSLLFGMKGPGLGRLECSIIDHGDYRELDVRAWWHPKGFLGLLYWYAMFPAHLFIFKGMVKAICRKA, encoded by the coding sequence ATGAAACAGAAAAAGGTATTGGTCGTTGGTGCCTCAGGGTATGTTGGATCGCAACTTGTACCTCTATTACTAGAGCAAGGGCATCAAGTTACCGCTAGTGCACGAAACTCTACATTATTAAAATCTCGTATCAATTCTCACCCCAATCTTACATTTACGCAACTCGACTTAGCAAATAAACCGCAAACACTACAAGTTGTTGATAATTTCGACACGGTTTTCTTCTTAGTGCATGGCATGAATCACGGCCATGATTTTTTAGATTATGAGCTTTCTCTGGCGCAGCATTTTGCCGCGGCGCTAACACAAAATACCATCGGCCAAGTGATCTATTTAAGTTCTTTGCAACCCCAAACAGGGTATTCCGAACATCTTAACGCTCGCAAAGAAACCGGTAATATTCTGCGCAACACGCCTGTTCCTATTGTTGAGCTATGCGCTGGGGTCATTATTGGGCCCGGCTCCGCCGCCTTTGAAATCATGCGCGACTTTGTCTACAACCTACCCATACTCATTACGCCAAAATGGGTCGATTCCAAAGCCAATCCTATCGCTTTGCAAAATCTCAATCATTATCTACTGTCATTAGTGCAAGAAGCGGCCAGCGAAAATCAATCTTATGAAGTGGGTGGCCCTGATACTTTGAGCTATCGACAACAATTTAAAGTGCTGTGTCATGCCACCAACAATCGCTATCGCTTATTAGCGACTCCCCTGCTGACTCCGTCAATGGCGTCTCGTTGGCTTGGTATGGTGACGTCTGTTCCCAGCAATGTAGGACGAGCACTGCTGGCTGGGCTCAGTCATGACTTTGTTGCCGATGCACAAGCCATACGCGTGCGCTTTCCGCAAAATTTATACTCCTATCAAGAGATGATTGATGACACCTTAAGCCGTGAAGATGAATTTGCGCGAGGAAAAGTATGGGGCTTTGATCCCGGCGCTCTAAAACGTTGGCAACCGGGATATGGTTATTATCCAAAGCAGGCCGGCGCGAGCATTAAAACCGACAAGACCGCCGAGGAGTTATGGCAAGTTGTTACGCAACTAGGAAGCCCGCAACAAGGGTATTTCTTTGCCAATATTCTATGGCGAACTCGTGAGTGGCTGGATTTGTTTTTTGGTGGCGGTCGCCCCAAACGACAAGTGCCAGAAGGCCCTAGCTTAAAATTGGGCGATTACATTGATTCTTGGAAAGTAATACGCATCAAAGATCAGCAGTTTCTGTCGCTACTGTTTGGCATGAAAGGCCCAGGATTAGGACGGCTTGAGTGTTCCATCATTGATCATGGCGATTATAGAGAGTTGGATGTACGGGCTTGGTGGCATCCTAAAGGATTTTTAGGGCTGCTTTATTGGTACGCTATGTTTCCTGCGCATCTTTTTATCTTTAAAGGTATGGTGAAAGCCATTTGCCGTAAGGCTTAA
- a CDS encoding DUF2913 family protein, whose product MRSYAEQMLELVDIALLDIHQEHQSGKLADTPVSNTNFLLRWITKSIKEKRFATLMAKDLIAWQKLGRSQGSKTALYQRFQTLSEFYGIFFGKDKTVKPVLDKQIEQLMDVMEEAGWSVTNEYDLTESAKSQVFTDGESSFVLCADQCESCFDGGEELMRPMSFYVRGNHSQFIEKALQCGMMLHKQTDYKSKVKYHGEYLIYPSNQGPILAEIPLGFTLAEYQSQS is encoded by the coding sequence GTGAGAAGCTACGCAGAGCAAATGCTAGAGCTTGTAGATATTGCGTTGTTGGACATCCACCAAGAGCATCAATCTGGGAAATTGGCTGATACGCCAGTCAGCAACACTAACTTTTTATTGCGCTGGATTACCAAAAGTATCAAAGAAAAGCGTTTTGCCACTTTAATGGCAAAAGATCTGATTGCGTGGCAAAAGCTCGGCCGCAGCCAAGGCAGTAAGACCGCGCTCTATCAACGCTTTCAAACCTTGTCTGAATTTTATGGCATCTTCTTCGGTAAAGATAAAACCGTCAAGCCTGTGCTGGATAAGCAAATAGAGCAATTGATGGATGTGATGGAAGAGGCCGGTTGGAGCGTGACCAACGAATATGATTTAACTGAATCAGCTAAGAGTCAGGTCTTCACTGACGGCGAAAGTTCATTTGTGTTGTGCGCGGATCAGTGTGAGTCATGTTTTGATGGTGGTGAAGAGCTCATGCGCCCGATGAGTTTTTATGTGCGTGGTAATCACAGCCAGTTCATCGAAAAGGCATTGCAGTGTGGCATGATGCTGCACAAGCAAACGGACTATAAATCGAAAGTGAAATATCACGGAGAGTATCTGATTTATCCAAGTAATCAGGGTCCGATATTGGCTGAAATCCCCCTTGGATTTACTTTAGCTGAATATCAGTCTCAGTCTTAA
- a CDS encoding Bcr/CflA family multidrug efflux MFS transporter, translated as MSKQSVVKLSFAMFLVLGAISALTPLAIDMYLPAMPAIADDFGVMPGDVQITLTIYTLGFAIGQLFYGPLADSIGRKPVLLGGVGLFLLGAIACTFTQSIEVLVWVRLLQGFAGAAAAVVIQAVVRDMFEAEDFARTMSFITLIMTVAPLVAPLIGGHVSVLMGWRAVFAILAIYAAIMLIAISIKIPETLAKENRQPFRLRTSLRNYAQLLRNRQAMGLIMCGAFSFSGMFVFLTAGSFVYIDIYGVAPQDFGYLFGLNILTLVLFTTLNGKVVKKYGSNKMIMFGLTIQLLAGLGLVVCWIADLGLAFIVPCVMFYVGTISTIGSNGMALLLNKYPNMAGTTSSMAGTLRFGLGGLISLIVTLLPGEKSWPMLTMMGLCAVASIVIYKVYGEVKQ; from the coding sequence ATGAGCAAACAGTCAGTGGTTAAGCTAAGTTTCGCCATGTTCTTAGTGTTAGGGGCGATATCAGCACTAACGCCTCTTGCTATTGATATGTACTTGCCAGCCATGCCTGCCATTGCTGATGATTTTGGCGTGATGCCCGGTGATGTGCAAATTACCTTGACCATCTATACCTTGGGCTTTGCCATTGGTCAGCTATTTTATGGCCCATTAGCCGATAGCATTGGTCGTAAACCGGTATTGCTCGGTGGTGTAGGACTATTTTTATTAGGTGCGATTGCCTGCACCTTTACCCAATCGATTGAAGTCTTGGTGTGGGTGCGTTTGTTGCAAGGCTTTGCTGGTGCGGCCGCTGCTGTGGTTATTCAAGCGGTGGTTCGCGATATGTTTGAAGCTGAAGACTTTGCGCGAACTATGTCGTTTATTACTCTAATCATGACTGTTGCACCTTTGGTGGCACCGTTAATTGGCGGTCATGTTTCGGTATTAATGGGCTGGAGGGCGGTATTTGCTATTTTGGCTATTTACGCCGCGATTATGTTAATTGCGATCAGCATTAAGATCCCTGAGACATTAGCTAAAGAAAATCGGCAACCGTTTCGCCTGCGAACTTCATTACGAAACTACGCACAACTGCTAAGAAACCGCCAAGCTATGGGGCTTATCATGTGCGGCGCGTTTTCGTTCTCGGGAATGTTTGTGTTTTTAACCGCAGGTTCGTTTGTTTATATCGATATCTACGGCGTTGCGCCGCAAGATTTCGGCTATTTATTTGGCCTGAACATTTTGACCTTAGTGCTGTTTACGACCTTAAACGGTAAAGTGGTTAAAAAGTACGGCTCTAACAAGATGATCATGTTTGGTTTGACCATTCAGTTGCTTGCAGGGCTAGGCTTAGTGGTTTGTTGGATTGCTGACCTTGGGCTGGCCTTTATTGTGCCTTGTGTGATGTTTTATGTGGGAACCATCTCCACAATTGGCAGTAATGGTATGGCATTACTGCTAAACAAATACCCAAATATGGCAGGAACCACGTCATCTATGGCAGGCACGTTACGTTTTGGTCTGGGCGGGTTGATCAGTTTGATCGTCACTTTATTACCGGGCGAGAAGAGTTGGCCAATGTTGACTATGATGGGACTGTGCGCCGTCGCATCCATCGTGATTTATAAAGTATATGGAGAAGTGAAACAGTGA
- the rsuA gene encoding 16S rRNA pseudouridine(516) synthase RsuA: protein MRIDKYLCDGLGISRKEATKLLKSGDVTLDDAMIKSGSVKVKEGQTVAWQERPIVLRGPRYLMMNKPEGVVCSHEDGFNHTVFVLIDEVRYEDLHFAGRLDVDTTGLLLITDDGQWSHRITSPKHKCDKTYRVWLADPVQDDYQQKIAEGILLRNEREPTLPAQMEVVAENEVLLTIHEGKYHQVKRMFAALGNKVVGLHRERIGNITLDENLELGEYRDLTEQEINSIFNKPAG, encoded by the coding sequence ATGCGTATAGATAAATACTTGTGTGATGGATTGGGTATTAGCCGCAAAGAAGCGACTAAACTGTTAAAAAGTGGCGACGTGACGCTCGATGATGCGATGATCAAGTCAGGCTCGGTAAAGGTGAAAGAAGGCCAAACCGTGGCATGGCAAGAACGTCCCATCGTGTTACGCGGCCCTCGCTATTTAATGATGAATAAACCCGAGGGCGTAGTTTGCTCTCATGAAGACGGTTTTAATCACACAGTGTTTGTTCTTATTGACGAAGTTCGCTACGAAGATTTGCATTTTGCTGGACGTTTAGATGTGGATACCACAGGCCTACTGCTGATTACCGATGACGGACAGTGGTCGCACCGCATTACTTCGCCAAAACACAAATGTGATAAAACCTATCGTGTTTGGCTTGCCGATCCTGTTCAGGATGATTACCAGCAAAAAATAGCCGAAGGTATTTTACTGCGCAATGAGCGCGAGCCAACGCTACCTGCGCAAATGGAAGTGGTAGCAGAAAACGAAGTGTTGTTGACTATACATGAAGGTAAGTATCACCAAGTGAAGCGTATGTTTGCTGCTTTAGGTAATAAAGTGGTGGGTTTGCATCGTGAGCGTATTGGTAACATTACGCTGGATGAAAATTTAGAACTGGGTGAATATCGCGACTTAACAGAGCAGGAAATCAACTCCATTTTTAATAAACCAGCGGGGTGA
- a CDS encoding DEAD/DEAH box helicase has translation MYQLRPYQADSVKTVVHYFRKRSEPAVIVLPTGAGKSLVIAELARLARGKVLVMAHVKELVEQNHAKYESYGLTGAIFAAGLGRKETEQQVVFASVQSVARNLEAFNEPFSLLVIDECHRVPEDKNSSYQKVISHLQSLNPNLKILGLTATPYRLGLGWIYQYHTRGQVRSEEARFFRDCVFELPIRYLLDQEFLTPAKIIDAPLFSYDFSEISPTHMGRYRESDMDLVIEKSKRATPQILNQIMTLGKKRKGIMIFAATVKHAQEVFSLLPQGDAAIVIGDTHTKERDRIIDEFKQQKFKYLVNVSVLTTGFDAPHVDLIAVLRPTESISLYQQIIGRGLRLSEGKTECLVLEYAGNCYDLYQPEVGAPKPDPDSEIVTVPCPACGFNNNFWGKTADNGFVIEHYGRKCQGYFEDEDGEREHCNYRFRAKYCRECGADNDIAARICHECEAVLVDPDKKLKEALSLKDALVFECTDLQFEVAKDSKGKNYLKVAYLGESGNKVSTFYYLNTPAQKKSFHARFVKLHLADKHHPFEGLSPTKVVNQQHRFKLPKFVIARKDGRFWKLRDVIFDNEFSL, from the coding sequence ATGTATCAACTTAGGCCCTACCAAGCGGATTCTGTTAAAACCGTTGTACACTATTTTCGCAAGCGCAGTGAACCTGCGGTGATTGTACTGCCTACGGGGGCGGGTAAAAGCCTTGTGATTGCAGAGCTGGCAAGGCTGGCTCGCGGCAAGGTACTGGTTATGGCTCATGTTAAAGAGCTCGTTGAGCAAAACCACGCTAAATATGAAAGCTACGGGCTAACTGGGGCCATCTTTGCCGCGGGATTAGGTCGTAAAGAGACCGAGCAACAAGTTGTCTTCGCCTCGGTTCAATCGGTCGCCAGAAATCTAGAGGCCTTTAACGAACCTTTCTCCCTTTTGGTTATTGATGAATGTCACCGAGTACCTGAAGATAAAAACAGCAGCTATCAAAAAGTCATCAGTCATTTACAATCGCTTAATCCAAACTTAAAAATATTGGGCCTTACCGCCACGCCTTATCGCTTAGGATTAGGCTGGATTTATCAATATCACACCCGCGGGCAAGTGCGCTCAGAAGAGGCGCGCTTTTTTAGAGACTGCGTGTTTGAGTTGCCTATTCGTTACTTGCTCGACCAAGAGTTTTTAACGCCCGCTAAAATTATTGATGCGCCGCTGTTTAGTTACGATTTTTCGGAAATATCCCCTACGCATATGGGTCGATATCGCGAATCGGATATGGATTTAGTCATAGAAAAATCAAAACGCGCCACCCCGCAGATACTCAATCAAATTATGACCTTAGGTAAAAAACGCAAAGGCATCATGATTTTCGCCGCGACCGTAAAACACGCACAAGAGGTGTTTTCATTATTGCCGCAAGGGGATGCGGCTATAGTGATTGGTGATACTCACACTAAAGAGCGCGATCGCATCATCGACGAATTCAAACAGCAAAAGTTTAAGTATTTGGTCAATGTTTCTGTGCTCACCACAGGCTTTGATGCGCCGCACGTCGATTTAATCGCGGTATTACGCCCAACCGAATCCATCAGTTTATATCAGCAAATCATTGGCCGAGGCTTACGTCTATCGGAAGGCAAAACCGAATGTCTGGTATTGGAATACGCGGGTAACTGTTATGACCTATATCAACCTGAAGTTGGCGCGCCCAAACCCGACCCTGACAGTGAAATCGTGACTGTGCCCTGTCCTGCTTGCGGTTTTAACAATAACTTCTGGGGTAAAACCGCGGATAACGGCTTTGTCATCGAACACTATGGCAGAAAATGCCAAGGGTATTTTGAAGATGAAGATGGCGAGCGAGAACACTGTAATTACCGCTTTCGCGCCAAGTATTGCCGAGAATGTGGCGCAGACAATGATATTGCGGCCCGAATTTGTCACGAATGTGAAGCGGTATTAGTCGACCCTGATAAAAAGTTAAAAGAAGCCTTAAGCTTAAAAGATGCACTGGTCTTTGAATGTACCGACCTGCAATTTGAGGTGGCAAAAGACAGTAAAGGTAAGAATTATCTGAAAGTGGCTTACCTTGGAGAAAGTGGTAATAAAGTCAGCACTTTTTATTACCTTAATACCCCAGCGCAAAAGAAAAGCTTTCATGCGCGTTTTGTAAAATTGCATTTGGCAGACAAGCATCATCCATTTGAAGGATTATCCCCGACCAAGGTCGTCAATCAGCAACATCGCTTTAAATTACCCAAATTTGTCATTGCTCGAAAAGACGGCCGTTTTTGGAAACTCAGAGATGTGATCTTTGACAATGAGTTTTCTCTATAA
- the rplY gene encoding 50S ribosomal protein L25, translating into MKFEAVVRTELGKGASRRLRHAGQFPAIVYGGEAAPVSIALVHSDVINQMDKPEFYEEITLVIDGAEVKVKPQDVQRHAFKPKVEHMDFIRI; encoded by the coding sequence ATGAAATTTGAAGCAGTAGTACGTACTGAACTAGGTAAGGGTGCGAGCCGCCGCCTACGTCACGCTGGCCAATTCCCAGCAATCGTTTACGGTGGTGAAGCAGCGCCAGTATCTATCGCGCTAGTTCATTCTGACGTAATCAACCAAATGGACAAACCAGAATTCTACGAAGAAATCACTCTTGTGATCGACGGCGCAGAAGTTAAGGTTAAGCCACAAGACGTTCAACGTCACGCGTTCAAGCCAAAAGTTGAGCACATGGACTTCATCCGCATCTAA
- a CDS encoding DUF1289 domain-containing protein: MEQLDFFDVPSPCIGVCSSDDKGYCQGCMRNRDERFSWQTLSCAQKKHVIRLCRQRYLRKVKKNSAAANAIEEAEQSQQRALF; the protein is encoded by the coding sequence ATGGAGCAGTTAGACTTTTTTGATGTCCCTAGCCCTTGTATTGGCGTGTGCAGTTCGGACGATAAAGGGTATTGTCAGGGGTGTATGCGCAACAGGGATGAGCGCTTTTCTTGGCAGACGCTGTCTTGCGCCCAGAAAAAGCATGTGATTCGATTATGTCGGCAACGATATTTGCGTAAAGTGAAGAAAAACAGCGCAGCGGCGAATGCGATAGAAGAGGCTGAGCAGAGTCAGCAGAGAGCGTTGTTCTGA
- a CDS encoding META domain-containing protein, which produces MYKKAVAISSALLISACSTMGSNESATSDNSDAKMTSTMPATLQVSESTLQHHHWVLTKIDGKQLRVDEHFSAPTLEIGEKMAANGTAGCNNFFGQSELDGSNFRIEQIGATMKMCPDNIMLTEMLYLKSLAQWNKLTLTEKEIELKNPEHTLTFTLKDWVN; this is translated from the coding sequence ATGTACAAAAAAGCAGTCGCTATTTCTTCAGCGCTACTCATCTCTGCATGTTCAACAATGGGAAGCAATGAATCGGCAACATCGGATAATTCAGACGCAAAAATGACGTCAACTATGCCTGCAACCCTTCAAGTCAGCGAAAGCACCCTACAACACCATCATTGGGTACTCACTAAAATAGACGGCAAGCAATTGCGAGTCGATGAGCACTTCAGTGCGCCAACGCTAGAGATAGGTGAAAAAATGGCCGCCAACGGCACCGCGGGCTGTAATAACTTTTTTGGTCAAAGTGAACTCGATGGCAGTAATTTCCGCATTGAGCAAATTGGCGCCACGATGAAAATGTGTCCAGACAACATTATGCTTACTGAGATGTTATACCTAAAATCTCTTGCACAATGGAACAAACTGACCTTAACCGAAAAAGAAATAGAGCTAAAAAATCCAGAACATACGTTAACGTTTACGCTCAAAGATTGGGTTAATTAA
- a CDS encoding HAD family hydrolase — MSAVYLFDWGDTLMVDFANQSGKMCEWSTVQAVDGAQQTLKKLSAVSTIYVATNAADSSEADIKSAFERVGLSPYITGYFCKANLGIGKGTPEFFHKIIEVLGVDPQSVVMVGDSFDNDIQPAIAAGIKAIWFNPTPQACNASLNIKQSYLTRSTVTQSRVKQISHLTQMCI, encoded by the coding sequence ATGAGCGCAGTGTACTTATTTGATTGGGGCGATACGCTTATGGTCGATTTTGCTAATCAAAGTGGGAAAATGTGCGAATGGAGCACAGTTCAAGCTGTTGATGGCGCACAGCAAACCCTGAAAAAGTTATCCGCTGTTAGCACAATCTATGTAGCAACCAATGCGGCAGATTCGTCTGAAGCTGATATTAAATCTGCGTTTGAGCGAGTCGGGCTATCGCCATATATCACAGGCTACTTTTGCAAAGCAAACCTTGGAATAGGAAAGGGCACACCTGAGTTCTTTCATAAAATTATCGAGGTGTTGGGTGTCGATCCTCAGTCAGTGGTGATGGTTGGAGATAGTTTTGATAATGACATTCAACCAGCCATTGCTGCAGGAATTAAAGCCATTTGGTTTAACCCTACACCACAAGCTTGTAATGCTAGTCTCAATATTAAGCAGAGCTATTTAACCCGGAGCACCGTAACCCAGAGCAGGGTAAAACAGATAAGTCATTTAACGCAAATGTGCATATAG